The nucleotide window GTCCCTTGCGTGTATCTTGCAAATGTATAATCGGGTTTAAATAACTTAGTCTTGCCCTTGTTACCGGATTCCTTCTCTTACAACCCTGCAACCAGATTATTAATCTCTTCATTAACGGCAAGATGATTTTTTATCCCGCCTTTTTCATCAATTCCCCTGTAGCAAAGCGCTGTTTCATATTCAATATCTGCTGCATCAAAAAAATACCGGGCCGTCAATTTCAGCCCGTCAAACAAATCTTCTCCCCGGGTAGCACCGACTGCCAGAAGAAAGCCTTTTCTTTTACGGCCCTTGAATTCATCCTTCTTAAGCCTGTATTTTCGCGACCACAAAACCTGTATCCGGTCAATTAATGCTTTGATCGCTGCAGGAAACCCATAAAAATATACCGGTGAACTGATCACTATAATATCTGCCTTTATCACTTCCGGAAGAAAAATATGGGTAAAATCATCTTCAAAAATGCACACCCCTTTTTTTTCACAATGACCGCAACCAATGCAGGGATTGATCTTCATTTTGACGGCATTCAACACCTGGGTGTCATGCCCCTTGGATTCCATTTCTTTCATGAACCTATCCATAAGATAGTGGGAATTACCTTTATGACGCGGACTGCCGTTTATTCCAAGAACAAGCATAATAATTTACTCCACAATACCCAATAATTCGACTTCAAAAATCAGGGTTGAGCCCGGCTGAATAACACGCCCTGCTCACCTGTCACCATAGGCCAGCTCAGGTGGAACAAACAACTGCCACTTTGAACCCACCTTCATCATCTGCAAAGCCTCAATCCATCCTTTGATCACTCATCCGTCCTGAAATATTGCAGAATCCCCCATTGATAAGAAGAATCAAAAGCCATACCCTATTGAAATGCTTTGTTTTATGAATAACAAAATGATTCATAGTTTGCAATGATTGTACAAACTTTTAAAAAAAAACTTGATTTATACAGTAAAATTAGCAATAGTCCAAAAAATACTTCTTCTATATATTTATTTTATTAAAGGTCGCTTTGATGTACAAAACATTTTACAAGATGGAAAAAGGGTATAAATCCTTTTATTTGATGGAGAAAGAACCGTTTGACTGTCATCCTTCACCAGAAATTTTTTACAAATCCAAAGCTCATCAAAATTGCTGGAACTATCTTCTTCAGGGAACAAAGACAAATGACCCCATTTTTCTTGTGTCAGGAAATTATGGGTCAGGCAAAACTCTTTTGTCACTTAAGCTCATTTCAGAATTAAAAAAAGACAACCGGAATTCAGTGTACATCTCAACGCCAACCTATGATTTTTCCATGCTTCTTGAAAAAATTCTTGTGGAATTAGGTATTACCGTGGAGAAAACAGATGAATTAAATGAATTAAAGCTTCGTAAGACAGTATACGA belongs to Desulfobacula toluolica Tol2 and includes:
- a CDS encoding flavodoxin family protein, producing the protein MLVLGINGSPRHKGNSHYLMDRFMKEMESKGHDTQVLNAVKMKINPCIGCGHCEKKGVCIFEDDFTHIFLPEVIKADIIVISSPVYFYGFPAAIKALIDRIQVLWSRKYRLKKDEFKGRKRKGFLLAVGATRGEDLFDGLKLTARYFFDAADIEYETALCYRGIDEKGGIKNHLAVNEEINNLVAGL
- a CDS encoding FKBP-type peptidyl-prolyl cis-trans isomerase, yielding MIKGWIEALQMMKVGSKWQLFVPPELAYGDR